A single region of the Pseudomonas mandelii genome encodes:
- a CDS encoding CbtB domain-containing protein: MSIISSTYHSTASTTTTLSQRLTAAVCASILGACLVYFAGFSHIEAVHNAAHDTRHSSAFPCH, encoded by the coding sequence ATGTCGATCATCAGCAGCACCTACCACAGCACCGCCAGTACCACCACAACCCTGAGCCAACGCCTGACCGCCGCCGTGTGTGCGTCGATCCTTGGCGCATGCCTTGTGTATTTCGCTGGGTTCTCGCACATCGAAGCGGTGCACAATGCCGCGCACGACACCCGTCACAGCTCTGCCTTCCCGTGCCATTGA
- the cobW gene encoding cobalamin biosynthesis protein CobW, protein MKTLAKLPVTIVTGFLGSGKTTLLRHMLDNAQGRRIAVIVNEFGELGIDGEILKQCSIGCTEEEANGRVYELANGCLCCTVQEEFFPVMRELVARRGDLDHILIETSGLALPKPLVQAFQWPEIRSACTVDAVITVVDSPAVAAGTFAAFPDRVDAQRKLDPNLDHESPLHELFADQLTSADLVILNKADLISPEDLARVRLEVAEELPPAVKVIEASSGRVPLDVLIGLGAGSEEHIDSRHSHHDHHHEGEDDHDHDAFDSISIELPQADESLLLDALTQLVVQHGILRVKGFAAIPNKPMRLLIQGVGTRFDKHFDRQWGIDEARNTRLVLIGQELDATLLEAQLRAALSV, encoded by the coding sequence ATGAAAACACTGGCCAAACTCCCCGTCACCATCGTTACCGGCTTCCTCGGCTCGGGCAAAACCACCTTGCTGCGGCACATGCTCGACAACGCTCAGGGCCGCCGCATTGCGGTGATCGTCAACGAGTTCGGCGAGCTGGGCATCGATGGCGAAATCCTCAAGCAGTGCTCCATCGGCTGTACCGAAGAAGAGGCCAACGGCCGCGTCTACGAATTGGCCAACGGCTGCCTGTGCTGCACCGTTCAAGAAGAATTCTTCCCGGTGATGCGCGAATTGGTCGCCCGTCGCGGCGATCTCGACCACATCCTCATCGAAACCTCGGGCCTGGCCCTGCCAAAACCGCTGGTGCAAGCCTTCCAGTGGCCGGAAATTCGCAGCGCTTGCACCGTTGACGCGGTCATCACCGTGGTCGACAGCCCGGCCGTCGCCGCTGGCACGTTCGCCGCGTTCCCGGATCGGGTCGATGCCCAGCGCAAACTCGACCCGAACCTGGACCACGAATCGCCGCTGCACGAGCTGTTCGCCGACCAACTGACCAGCGCCGACCTGGTGATCCTCAACAAGGCCGACCTGATCAGCCCTGAAGATCTGGCCCGGGTGCGCCTGGAAGTCGCCGAAGAACTGCCACCAGCCGTCAAAGTCATCGAAGCCAGCAGCGGCCGTGTGCCACTGGACGTGCTGATCGGTCTCGGTGCCGGTTCCGAAGAACACATCGACAGCCGTCACAGCCATCACGATCACCACCACGAAGGTGAAGACGATCACGACCACGACGCCTTCGACTCCATTTCCATCGAGTTGCCCCAAGCCGACGAAAGCCTGCTGCTGGACGCGCTGACCCAACTGGTGGTCCAGCACGGCATTCTGCGGGTCAAAGGTTTCGCGGCGATTCCGAACAAACCGATGCGCTTGCTGATTCAGGGCGTGGGCACACGTTTCGACAAGCACTTCGACCGTCAGTGGGGCATCGATGAAGCGCGCAACACGCGTCTGGTGTTGATCGGTCAGGAGCTGGACGCCACGCTGCTTGAAGCGCAATTGCGCGCCGCGCTCAGCGTTTAA
- the cobN gene encoding cobaltochelatase subunit CobN translates to MHLLRTQPGGFVSDDNIADLGQTPAELVILCSGDSSLALLAEAAQQLPDDYPSVRLANPMQVQNHASVDLYVDEVLRHAKVILISLHGGIAYWRYGVERLVELSQRGVQLILVPGDDRPDPELSDLSTVTAADRDRLWQFLRQGGMANALDFFRCLANRWLDRDYAWAEPQTLPRTAIYHPQKSPADLHDWQADWQAGQPVAAVLFYRSHLQAANTAFIDVFCQRLQATGLNPLPIAVASLKEPGCLTVVEDLLDDVEAGVILNTTGFAQSSPEAPHLRPFRRNIPVIQAICAQDNEPGWLASEQGLGPRDLAMHIALPELDGRIISRPISFKDLAWRSERSQSDVVCYRAQPERMDFVAELARRWIDLARVPNSEKRIALILANYPTRDGRIGNGVGLDTPAAALNILRALHTEGYPLPAGLPDSGTALIQQLLGGVSNDLDTLDQRPCAQSLAMDDYRLMFNQLPKANQQAVLERWGTPESDPMCRDGRMMVAGLRFGLTFVGIQPARGYQVDPSAVYHDPDLVPPHGYLAFYFWLRHTYGAHGVIHVGKHGNLEWLPGKGVGLSENCWPDALLGPLPNIYPFIVNDPGEGAQAKRRTQAVIIDHLMPPLTRAETYGPLRNLELLADEYYEAQLLDPRRARELQRDILQLVRDTHIDRELQLDEKLNSDADAAIWLPRLDTYLCDLKESQIRDGLHIFGESPTGRLRIDTLLALLRIPRGDGRGAQSSLLRALAKAFELGFDPLDCALAEPWAGPCPVELQSLNEEAWRTAGDTRERLELFAAQLIAQTLNTNAEPHGNEPLWRGSLLPLVREADPESGTAAQSSAMMRHSDQLPRHKCLFPQEARWSEVDAILDSLREVVAPRLDACGPAEMHGLLDALSGRFVPAGPSGAPSRGRLDVLPTGRNFYSVDVRNLPTTTAWRIGFQSANLILERHLQDHGDHLRQLGLSVWGTATMRTGGDDIAQAMALMGVRPVWATGSQRVDDFEILPLSLLDRPRVDVTLRVSGFFRDAFANLIRLFDAAVQAVAALDEPDDLNPLAAKVRAEREALMQSGLDEDAAKRQAGWRIFGAKPGAYGAGVQGAIDGRLWQSREDLAEVYLNWGGYAYGGSDEGTAAREQFAQRLSQVQAVLQNQDNREHDLLDSNDYYQFQGGMLAAVESLSGEAAASYHGDHSQPDLPKIRTLKEELNRVIRSRAANPKWIDGVKRHGYKGAFELAATVDNLFAFDATTRLIDDHQYALLADAYLLDPATRDFVREHNPHALRDMTERMLEAQQRGMWQEPGAYREALENLLLDIEEDG, encoded by the coding sequence ATGCACCTGCTTAGGACCCAGCCCGGCGGTTTCGTGTCGGATGACAACATTGCCGACCTTGGACAAACCCCCGCCGAGCTGGTGATCCTGTGCAGCGGCGATTCCAGCCTGGCGCTGCTCGCCGAAGCGGCGCAGCAACTGCCTGACGATTACCCGAGCGTGCGCCTGGCCAACCCGATGCAGGTGCAGAATCACGCGTCGGTCGACTTGTATGTCGACGAAGTGTTGCGCCACGCCAAGGTCATTCTGATTTCGTTGCACGGCGGCATCGCCTATTGGCGTTACGGGGTCGAGCGTCTGGTGGAGCTGTCCCAGCGCGGTGTTCAGCTGATTCTGGTGCCTGGCGATGACCGCCCGGACCCGGAACTCAGCGACCTGAGCACCGTAACCGCCGCCGACCGCGACCGGCTCTGGCAGTTTTTGCGTCAGGGCGGCATGGCCAATGCCCTGGATTTTTTCCGCTGCCTGGCCAATCGCTGGCTGGATCGCGATTACGCCTGGGCCGAGCCGCAAACCCTGCCGCGCACGGCGATATACCACCCGCAAAAGAGCCCCGCTGACCTTCACGATTGGCAAGCCGATTGGCAGGCCGGTCAACCGGTGGCGGCGGTGCTGTTCTATCGCTCGCATTTACAGGCGGCGAACACCGCGTTCATCGATGTTTTCTGCCAGCGTTTGCAGGCGACGGGTTTGAATCCGTTGCCGATTGCTGTGGCCAGCCTGAAAGAACCCGGCTGCCTGACGGTGGTCGAGGACCTGCTGGACGACGTCGAGGCGGGGGTGATCTTGAACACCACCGGTTTCGCTCAATCCAGCCCCGAAGCGCCGCATCTGCGGCCGTTTCGACGCAATATTCCGGTGATCCAGGCGATCTGCGCCCAGGACAACGAGCCGGGTTGGCTCGCCAGTGAACAGGGCCTCGGCCCCCGTGATCTGGCGATGCACATCGCGTTGCCGGAACTGGACGGACGGATCATCAGCCGGCCGATCAGCTTCAAGGACCTGGCGTGGCGCAGCGAGCGCAGTCAGTCGGACGTGGTGTGCTATCGGGCGCAACCGGAGCGCATGGATTTCGTCGCCGAACTGGCGCGGCGCTGGATCGATCTGGCCCGGGTACCGAACAGCGAAAAACGCATCGCGCTGATCCTCGCCAACTACCCGACCCGTGACGGGCGCATCGGCAACGGTGTCGGCCTCGACACCCCGGCCGCCGCGCTCAACATCCTGCGGGCGCTGCACACCGAAGGCTATCCGCTGCCTGCCGGGTTGCCGGACAGCGGCACTGCGTTGATTCAACAGTTGCTTGGCGGCGTCAGCAACGACCTCGACACCCTTGATCAGCGTCCCTGCGCGCAAAGTTTGGCGATGGACGACTATCGGCTGATGTTCAACCAATTGCCCAAAGCCAATCAGCAAGCGGTGCTGGAGCGCTGGGGCACGCCCGAAAGCGATCCGATGTGCCGTGACGGCCGCATGATGGTCGCCGGGCTGCGCTTTGGCCTGACCTTCGTCGGCATTCAACCGGCGCGGGGTTATCAGGTTGATCCGAGTGCGGTGTATCACGATCCGGACCTGGTACCGCCCCACGGCTACCTGGCGTTCTACTTCTGGCTGCGCCATACCTATGGCGCCCACGGCGTGATCCACGTCGGCAAGCACGGCAACCTCGAATGGCTGCCGGGCAAAGGCGTCGGACTGTCGGAAAACTGCTGGCCGGATGCGCTGCTCGGGCCACTGCCGAACATTTATCCATTCATCGTCAACGACCCGGGCGAGGGCGCCCAGGCCAAGCGTCGCACCCAAGCGGTGATCATCGACCACCTGATGCCGCCGCTGACCCGCGCCGAAACCTACGGCCCGCTGCGCAACCTCGAACTGCTGGCCGACGAGTATTACGAAGCGCAATTGCTCGATCCGCGCCGCGCCCGAGAGTTGCAGCGCGACATCCTGCAACTGGTGCGCGACACGCACATCGACCGTGAACTGCAACTGGACGAAAAGCTCAACAGCGACGCCGATGCGGCGATCTGGTTGCCACGGCTGGACACGTACTTGTGCGACTTGAAAGAGTCGCAGATCCGCGATGGCCTGCACATCTTTGGCGAGTCGCCGACCGGGCGCTTGCGCATCGATACGTTATTGGCGCTGTTGCGCATCCCCCGTGGCGACGGTCGTGGCGCGCAATCAAGCCTGCTGCGGGCGTTGGCCAAGGCGTTTGAACTGGGGTTTGATCCGCTGGATTGTGCGTTGGCCGAGCCATGGGCGGGGCCGTGTCCTGTGGAACTGCAATCGCTTAACGAGGAGGCCTGGCGCACCGCCGGGGATACCCGCGAACGCCTCGAACTGTTCGCAGCTCAACTCATTGCGCAAACTCTGAATACCAACGCCGAACCTCATGGGAACGAGCCTCTGTGGCGAGGGAGCTTGCTCCCGTTGGTTCGCGAAGCGGACCCAGAAAGTGGGACTGCTGCGCAATCCAGCGCGATGATGCGGCATTCCGACCAGCTACCTCGCCACAAATGTCTGTTCCCACAGGAGGCACGCTGGTCTGAAGTAGACGCCATCCTCGACAGCCTGCGCGAAGTCGTCGCCCCGCGCCTGGACGCCTGCGGGCCGGCAGAAATGCACGGCCTGCTCGATGCCCTGAGCGGTCGTTTCGTCCCGGCCGGCCCCAGTGGCGCGCCGAGTCGCGGTCGTCTGGACGTGCTGCCGACCGGGCGCAATTTCTACTCGGTGGACGTGCGCAACCTGCCAACCACCACGGCGTGGCGCATCGGTTTCCAGTCGGCCAACCTGATTCTCGAACGGCATCTGCAAGACCACGGCGATCACCTGCGTCAGCTTGGCCTGTCCGTCTGGGGCACCGCGACCATGCGCACCGGCGGCGATGACATCGCCCAGGCCATGGCGCTGATGGGTGTGCGCCCGGTCTGGGCCACCGGCAGTCAGCGGGTCGACGACTTTGAAATCCTGCCACTGAGCTTGCTCGACCGTCCGCGGGTGGACGTGACCTTGCGCGTGTCCGGATTCTTTCGTGATGCCTTCGCCAATCTGATCCGCCTGTTCGACGCTGCCGTGCAAGCGGTCGCCGCGCTGGACGAGCCGGACGATCTCAACCCGTTGGCCGCCAAAGTGCGCGCCGAACGGGAAGCACTGATGCAATCGGGCCTTGATGAAGACGCGGCCAAGCGTCAGGCCGGTTGGCGCATCTTCGGGGCCAAGCCCGGTGCTTATGGCGCAGGCGTGCAGGGCGCCATCGACGGTCGTCTGTGGCAAAGCCGCGAAGATCTGGCCGAGGTTTACCTGAACTGGGGCGGCTACGCTTACGGCGGGTCCGATGAAGGCACCGCCGCCCGCGAACAATTCGCCCAGCGTCTGAGCCAGGTGCAGGCGGTGCTGCAAAACCAGGACAATCGCGAGCATGACCTGCTTGATTCCAACGACTATTACCAATTCCAGGGCGGCATGCTCGCTGCCGTGGAAAGCCTCAGCGGCGAAGCGGCGGCCAGTTACCACGGCGATCACAGTCAGCCTGACTTGCCGAAGATCCGCACCTTGAAGGAAGAGTTGAACCGGGTGATCCGCTCCCGGGCGGCGAATCCGAAGTGGATCGACGGCGTGAAGCGTCACGGCTATAAAGGCGCATTCGAATTGGCCGCGACGGTCGATAACCTGTTCGCGTTCGACGCCACGACCCGGTTGATCGACGATCATCAATATGCGTTGCTGGCGGATGCGTATTTGCTCGATCCGGCAACCCGGGATTTTGTGCGTGAGCATAATCCGCATGCGCTGCGCGACATGACCGAGCGCATGCTCGAAGCGCAGCAGCGGGGAATGTGGCAGGAACCGGGCGCGTATCGCGAGGCGCTGGAAAACCTGTTGCTGGACATAGAAGAAGACGGCTGA
- a CDS encoding ATP-binding protein, translating to MTDTPHFPLSAVVGADDLKLALYLTAIDPKIGGVLIEGPRGMAKSTLARGLADLLASGQFVTLPLGATEERLVGTLDLDAALSEGRAQFSPGVLAKADGGVLYVDEVNLLPDHLVDLLLDVAASGTNLIERDGISHRHSAKFVLIGTMNPEEGELRPQLLDRFGLNVALSGHTAPIERGQIIRRRLDFDTDPQGFCVEWESQQQSLRERCQKARGALASIPLDDAALAQITERCFAAGVDGLRADLVWLRAARAHAAWRGAGAIAEEDIDAVAEFALRHRRREQSPPAPHHNQSPSAQSSSPSEGQGQWGEMPAQALPVGARREVPSWPKKP from the coding sequence ATGACCGACACCCCGCATTTCCCGCTCTCCGCCGTGGTCGGCGCCGACGATCTGAAGCTCGCCCTCTACCTGACCGCCATCGACCCGAAAATCGGCGGCGTGCTGATCGAAGGCCCGCGCGGCATGGCCAAGTCGACCCTCGCCCGAGGCCTGGCGGACTTGCTGGCCAGCGGTCAATTCGTCACTTTGCCCCTCGGTGCCACCGAAGAACGGCTGGTCGGCACCCTCGATCTCGACGCCGCCCTGAGCGAAGGCCGCGCGCAATTTTCCCCCGGCGTACTGGCCAAGGCCGACGGCGGTGTGCTGTACGTCGATGAAGTCAATCTGCTGCCCGATCACCTCGTTGACCTGTTGCTCGACGTGGCCGCCAGCGGCACCAACTTGATCGAGCGCGACGGTATATCCCATCGGCATTCGGCGAAGTTCGTCCTGATCGGCACCATGAACCCGGAAGAGGGCGAGCTGCGTCCGCAACTGCTCGACCGTTTTGGCCTGAACGTCGCCCTCAGTGGTCACACCGCACCGATCGAGCGTGGCCAGATTATTCGCCGGCGTCTGGATTTCGACACCGATCCCCAGGGTTTCTGCGTCGAGTGGGAAAGCCAGCAGCAGTCCCTGCGTGAACGTTGCCAGAAGGCGCGCGGCGCATTGGCGAGCATCCCCCTGGATGATGCCGCACTGGCGCAGATTACCGAGCGCTGTTTTGCCGCCGGTGTCGATGGCCTGCGCGCCGATCTGGTCTGGTTGCGCGCGGCCCGTGCCCACGCCGCATGGCGAGGGGCGGGCGCCATCGCCGAGGAAGACATCGACGCCGTCGCCGAGTTTGCCCTGCGTCATCGTCGTCGCGAGCAATCGCCACCAGCGCCGCACCACAATCAGTCGCCCTCGGCGCAATCTTCCAGCCCGAGCGAAGGCCAGGGCCAATGGGGCGAAATGCCCGCTCAGGCCCTGCCGGTCGGCGCCCGACGTGAAGTGCCGAGCTGGCCAAAAAAGCCCTAG